The Labrus mixtus chromosome 16, fLabMix1.1, whole genome shotgun sequence genome window below encodes:
- the dpm3 gene encoding dolichol-phosphate mannosyltransferase subunit 3 codes for MTKLVEWLFGVSLVGAVWALVSFDLLDLSLPQTYREAAWPMPLYLLVSFGCYSLATVGYRVATFNDCDDAAKELQEQIKEAKEDLRKKGLKM; via the coding sequence ATGACTAAACTTGTGGAGTGGCTGTTCGGTGTGTCGCTGGTGGGCGCAGTGTGGGCTCTGGTCTCTTTCGACCTGTTGGACCTGAGCCTGCCGCAGACTTACAGGGAGGCTGCCTGGCCGATGCCTCTGTACCTGCTGGTTTCATTTGGCTGCTACTCCTTGGCCACGGTGGGATACAGGGTGGCCACCTTCAATGACTGTGACGACGCAGCGAAAGAGCTGCAGGAGCAAATAAAGGAAGCCAAAGAGGACTtgagaaaaaaaggattgaaGATGTAG